A stretch of Synechococcus sp. WH 8020 DNA encodes these proteins:
- the metG gene encoding methionine--tRNA ligase, producing MIYTLTTPLYYVNDKPHLGSTYTTIACDALARFQRLEGHEVVFVTGVDEHGQKIQRTAADQGISPIDHCNRITARYEKAWKEWDISNDRFVRTTSPRHLPLVQQFFQRCEEAGDIRSGRQTGWYCVGCEEFKDDPAEAVNPTCSIHQKPLEWRDEENLFFCLSHFQDKIEKLIEQSDFIAPASRRNEIQNFVAGGLRDFSISRVNVDWGLPVPGHEGHTFYVWFDALLGYLTALLDDGGTIELDRLNAVGWPANQHVIGKDILRFHAVYWPAMLMSAGLDLPKKVFGHGFLTREGQKMGKSIGNVLDPELLLNRCGTDAVRWYLLRDIQFGDDGDFQQQRFVDLVNNDLANTIGNLLNRTSSMSRKWFNESTPTVTSKDSDQHALRQSAETAIASVREAMPSMAFQKAAEAILHLAIQANGYLNDQAPWSKMKKGGQEAQVAVDLYGVLESARLVGWLLQPLVPDLSERILSQLNQPSATNWTGQLVWGRLESGHPLPQPQPVMQRLELEEAL from the coding sequence ATGATTTATACCCTTACAACCCCGCTTTATTACGTCAACGACAAACCACACTTAGGAAGCACCTACACCACCATTGCTTGTGATGCACTGGCCCGCTTTCAAAGGCTGGAAGGCCATGAAGTGGTGTTCGTGACTGGCGTTGATGAACACGGTCAAAAGATCCAACGCACAGCTGCTGATCAGGGAATTAGTCCAATTGATCACTGCAATCGGATCACAGCCAGGTACGAAAAAGCTTGGAAGGAATGGGACATCAGCAACGATCGATTTGTCCGAACCACCTCACCACGCCATTTGCCGCTGGTCCAACAGTTTTTCCAACGCTGTGAAGAGGCAGGAGATATCAGAAGTGGACGACAAACCGGTTGGTATTGCGTTGGTTGCGAGGAATTCAAGGATGATCCCGCCGAAGCAGTTAACCCAACGTGTTCGATCCACCAGAAACCATTGGAGTGGAGAGATGAGGAAAACCTTTTCTTTTGTTTGTCGCACTTCCAAGACAAAATTGAGAAGCTAATCGAGCAGTCCGACTTCATTGCACCAGCGAGTCGTCGCAACGAGATTCAAAATTTTGTAGCAGGTGGATTGCGCGACTTTTCCATCTCAAGGGTCAATGTGGATTGGGGATTACCAGTACCAGGGCATGAAGGCCATACCTTTTATGTCTGGTTCGATGCCTTACTCGGCTACCTCACAGCTCTATTAGACGATGGTGGGACTATTGAGCTTGATCGCTTAAATGCTGTTGGCTGGCCAGCGAATCAACACGTGATTGGCAAAGACATCTTGCGTTTCCATGCTGTGTATTGGCCAGCAATGTTGATGTCAGCAGGTTTAGATTTACCCAAAAAAGTATTTGGTCATGGTTTTTTAACCAGAGAAGGTCAAAAAATGGGCAAGTCGATTGGCAACGTGCTTGACCCAGAATTACTTTTAAATCGCTGCGGCACAGATGCCGTTCGCTGGTATCTCTTACGGGATATTCAATTTGGAGACGATGGTGATTTCCAACAGCAGCGTTTTGTCGATCTCGTCAACAATGACCTCGCCAATACCATTGGCAATTTGCTCAATCGAACCTCATCGATGTCTCGTAAATGGTTTAACGAGTCCACTCCCACTGTTACGTCCAAAGACAGCGATCAACATGCGTTACGCCAGTCCGCAGAAACAGCTATTGCTTCGGTGCGCGAGGCCATGCCATCCATGGCCTTTCAGAAAGCGGCTGAGGCCATTCTTCACCTAGCGATTCAAGCGAACGGATACCTTAATGACCAAGCACCTTGGAGCAAAATGAAGAAGGGTGGTCAAGAAGCTCAGGTCGCGGTCGACTTATACGGAGTTCTAGAGAGCGCTCGACTTGTGGGATGGCTACTCCAACCTCTAGTTCCTGATTTGAGCGAGAGGATTTTGTCCCAGCTCAACCAACCTTCAGCAACTAACTGGACCGGACAACTGGTATGGGGACGTCTCGAATCTGGCCATCCCCTACCCCAGCCCCAGCCAGTGATGCAACGACTGGAACTCGAAGAAGCACTGTGA
- a CDS encoding Mo-dependent nitrogenase C-terminal domain-containing protein, with translation MPILNVAFEDEARSTWLAALHQLALVDGDFDPEEQRQLAEQLNNDCPVQDFDWNHWQAPDPEDIRRLFSLDPNKAEQFLRSAVVVALADGHLSQVELDLLQIWAEALGLNSELISSLVPCSSGVTQPWKPLDPLKNWLDYLDPCDERISSFIVHLIPSQCTFERDIILFGRKLVHIPPMCKINPLYEQLVALRFRCLGHLSVDEQLRISCLDSAQA, from the coding sequence ATGCCGATTCTCAACGTTGCGTTCGAAGATGAAGCGAGGTCCACTTGGCTTGCGGCGTTGCACCAGTTGGCCCTAGTTGATGGAGACTTCGATCCTGAGGAACAGCGGCAGCTCGCTGAGCAGCTCAATAACGATTGTCCAGTTCAAGACTTTGATTGGAATCATTGGCAGGCCCCTGATCCGGAAGACATCAGACGACTTTTTTCCTTGGACCCCAACAAAGCGGAGCAATTCCTGAGGTCTGCTGTGGTGGTTGCTTTGGCTGATGGCCATCTCAGCCAAGTGGAACTTGACTTACTTCAGATCTGGGCCGAGGCGCTTGGCCTGAACAGCGAATTAATCAGCAGCTTGGTTCCTTGCTCCAGTGGGGTGACTCAGCCATGGAAGCCTTTAGATCCCCTGAAGAATTGGCTGGATTATCTGGATCCCTGTGACGAGAGGATTTCCTCCTTCATCGTTCACCTGATTCCTTCTCAGTGCACGTTTGAGCGCGACATCATTTTGTTTGGCCGCAAGCTGGTCCACATTCCACCGATGTGCAAAATCAACCCTTTGTATGAGCAGCTTGTGGCGCTGCGGTTTCGTTGCCTTGGTCATCTTTCAGTGGATGAACAATTGCGGATTAGCTGTCTCGATTCCGCTCAGGCATGA
- a CDS encoding FAD-dependent oxidoreductase, translating to MTAQTCHIPVLVWGGGTGGVAAAVQAARSGADTLLLTPGRWLGGMVSTAGVCCPDGNELAPWQTGLWGAFLRALYQAEPEGLDQNWVSCFGYRPTTAEAILQNWVQALPNLQWWADCQLLDVERSGSSVQAVLIQRSSDVHRIVCDLVIDGSDRGDLLPLAEAPFRFGWEAEEVWGEPSAPSEQRLKTEDFFREQPVQSPTWVVMGQLQSDRLEPDASSNILLPDQPVLPAPFERACEAFGLERTITYGRLPGGLVMLNWPLHGNDWHRGLEPAFRGDSQREAELYREMQAHSLQFVEALSEASDGWLAFGHGFPQKSGSLAPWLAAMPYWREGRRMIGLRTVIEQELLPQTTGQSIAALPLNDAGELQSIAVGNYANDHHYPGPDWPLTPKSCRWGGRWSGTPFCIPYQALVSADVDNLLVADKGFSTSHMANGATRLQPLIFNVGQAAGAAAALSIRLRHPLASLPVRLVQELLIEEPTAPSGLVPLWDTPWHHPHWQQRQRACLNNPELLGPNGCWLGPEEQVSISPPPQPQQGVWSGTLVPDHHGGYELELVGGRRWPLITLEPELSDWLADQERPKAVELRAVANPWGPWLRGISLHDSGDSQ from the coding sequence ATGACAGCGCAAACTTGCCACATCCCAGTATTGGTTTGGGGTGGTGGGACCGGAGGCGTTGCTGCTGCAGTTCAGGCTGCTCGGTCCGGGGCAGACACGCTTCTTCTCACTCCAGGTCGCTGGCTTGGGGGAATGGTCAGTACGGCGGGTGTGTGTTGCCCTGATGGCAATGAACTTGCCCCCTGGCAGACCGGTTTGTGGGGTGCCTTCCTGAGGGCTTTGTATCAAGCCGAGCCTGAAGGTCTCGATCAGAACTGGGTGAGCTGCTTTGGTTATCGGCCTACGACGGCTGAGGCGATTCTTCAAAACTGGGTGCAGGCACTCCCGAATCTTCAGTGGTGGGCGGATTGTCAGTTGCTGGATGTGGAACGCTCTGGATCTTCGGTCCAAGCAGTGCTGATTCAACGCTCCAGTGATGTTCACCGCATTGTCTGCGATCTGGTGATCGACGGAAGTGATCGTGGAGATTTATTGCCTTTGGCTGAGGCACCCTTTCGTTTTGGGTGGGAGGCTGAGGAGGTGTGGGGGGAGCCGAGCGCTCCCAGCGAGCAGCGCCTTAAGACAGAAGATTTTTTTCGAGAGCAGCCTGTGCAGTCCCCCACCTGGGTGGTGATGGGTCAGCTGCAGAGCGATCGTTTGGAGCCCGATGCTTCCTCCAACATTCTTCTCCCTGATCAGCCGGTGTTACCAGCGCCGTTTGAGCGGGCTTGCGAGGCCTTCGGCCTGGAACGAACCATCACGTATGGCCGCCTGCCTGGCGGACTGGTGATGCTCAATTGGCCGTTGCACGGCAATGACTGGCACCGGGGGTTGGAGCCTGCATTTCGTGGAGATTCTCAAAGGGAAGCAGAGCTGTATCGGGAGATGCAAGCCCACAGTCTTCAATTTGTTGAGGCCCTTTCAGAAGCAAGCGACGGTTGGTTGGCCTTTGGCCATGGGTTCCCTCAGAAGTCTGGAAGCCTGGCTCCCTGGTTGGCGGCCATGCCCTACTGGCGGGAGGGGCGCCGGATGATTGGACTCCGGACAGTGATTGAACAGGAGCTGCTGCCTCAGACGACCGGTCAATCCATCGCTGCACTTCCTTTGAATGACGCCGGTGAGCTGCAATCAATTGCTGTTGGTAATTACGCCAACGACCATCACTATCCAGGACCTGATTGGCCATTAACCCCAAAAAGCTGTCGCTGGGGTGGTCGTTGGTCAGGGACTCCCTTCTGCATCCCGTATCAAGCGCTGGTGAGTGCTGATGTCGACAACCTGTTAGTTGCTGACAAGGGTTTTAGTACGAGCCACATGGCCAATGGGGCCACAAGGCTCCAACCACTGATTTTTAATGTGGGACAGGCTGCTGGAGCTGCTGCGGCTCTGTCGATTCGGCTCCGACATCCCCTCGCATCTCTTCCAGTTCGGCTTGTTCAAGAGCTCTTAATCGAGGAGCCCACGGCTCCTTCCGGACTTGTTCCGCTTTGGGACACTCCTTGGCATCATCCCCATTGGCAACAAAGGCAGCGCGCTTGTCTGAACAACCCTGAGCTACTGGGCCCGAATGGTTGTTGGCTAGGTCCAGAGGAGCAGGTTTCGATCTCTCCTCCTCCCCAGCCTCAGCAGGGCGTTTGGTCAGGAACACTGGTGCCTGATCACCACGGTGGATACGAACTGGAACTGGTGGGTGGTCGACGTTGGCCCTTGATCACCCTGGAGCCTGAGCTGAGCGATTGGCTTGCGGATCAAGAACGTCCTAAAGCCGTTGAGTTACGCGCCGTCGCCAACCCCTGGGGGCCTTGGTTACGGGGTATCAGCCTGCATGACTCCGGGGACAGTCAATGA
- a CDS encoding ribonuclease catalytic domain-containing protein, producing the protein MKLGFDRKSVVLPQRQLDLICPLPSGAELPDGLGASPWNLKPEQVNTACLDRRSWGSAWLLLLESDETVEIDFLCDLVCGGTSPSQLALCWLALMGPQLWFRYKQDQIKARSADELKPLRRQQRLKALEQQREQLWKQLLSSRKQLDLASLPQALCERFEQLKDLVSGSIEFAQLDRSVQQSLVGLRLDQDRAELRLLLVDLGLWDPHQLASMAGTTWSSGFSPALLEEAERLVGLNASERPGDSERIDLCDQRCFTIDDQETRDIDDGIALERRDDGTQRIWIHIADPGRLIDQDSALDLEARRRGSSLYLAKGNLPMFPECLSTGPFSLRARTRTAAWSIWAELTSEGELGDHGIQRSWVQPTYRLSYDDADELIELAPPEDTDLAELDALLSLRRECRVRDGALLMDLPEGRIRCRDGQPSLEVSEPGRSRQMVAEAMILAGAAVARFAEVHDLALPFRSQLTADLPTSSELEALPDGAVRFAAIKRCLSRGLMGTQPAAHFSLGLAAYAQATSPIRRYGDLVVQRQLQAQLNGEEALNRDAMQLLITDFDAAVREGIGISREDQRHWQQVWFEHHRKEQWAAQFLRWLRPQDQLGLVRIDDLAMDVAADCPRDSEPGEGMLINVHHVDSARDQLRLVATAH; encoded by the coding sequence TTGAAACTCGGATTCGATCGCAAATCTGTTGTTCTACCTCAACGGCAATTGGATCTTATTTGCCCCCTGCCCTCCGGAGCTGAACTTCCGGATGGTCTGGGGGCTTCTCCTTGGAATCTGAAACCCGAACAAGTCAACACTGCGTGTCTCGATCGTCGCAGTTGGGGCTCGGCATGGCTCTTGCTTCTGGAGTCAGACGAGACAGTTGAGATTGATTTTTTGTGTGATCTGGTCTGCGGAGGAACCAGTCCAAGCCAGTTGGCGCTGTGTTGGCTGGCCTTAATGGGTCCCCAGCTTTGGTTCCGTTACAAGCAGGATCAAATCAAGGCTCGCTCAGCAGATGAACTGAAACCGTTGCGCCGACAGCAACGACTCAAAGCCCTGGAACAGCAAAGAGAACAACTCTGGAAACAGCTGTTGAGCTCCCGAAAACAGCTGGATCTCGCAAGCCTCCCCCAAGCCCTATGCGAAAGGTTCGAGCAACTCAAGGACCTGGTTTCAGGTTCCATCGAATTTGCCCAATTGGATCGGTCCGTTCAGCAGAGCCTGGTGGGTCTACGTCTCGATCAAGACCGGGCTGAGCTTCGACTTCTCTTGGTGGATCTCGGACTTTGGGATCCTCATCAACTGGCGTCGATGGCCGGAACAACCTGGTCATCGGGATTTAGCCCGGCTCTACTTGAAGAGGCCGAACGCTTGGTGGGGCTCAACGCGAGTGAACGCCCCGGTGACTCCGAACGCATCGATCTTTGTGATCAGCGCTGCTTCACGATCGACGATCAAGAGACCCGGGATATTGATGACGGGATCGCGCTTGAACGCCGCGACGATGGTACCCAAAGAATCTGGATCCATATTGCCGACCCCGGACGACTGATCGATCAAGACTCAGCTCTTGATCTCGAGGCGAGGCGTCGCGGGAGCAGCCTTTATTTAGCGAAAGGCAATCTGCCAATGTTTCCAGAATGCCTGTCGACGGGGCCTTTCAGTTTGCGAGCACGAACGCGAACGGCTGCCTGGAGCATCTGGGCGGAACTCACATCCGAAGGAGAACTCGGAGATCACGGAATCCAACGGAGCTGGGTCCAACCCACCTACCGACTCAGCTACGACGATGCCGATGAGTTGATCGAATTGGCACCCCCAGAAGACACCGACCTAGCGGAATTGGATGCGCTCCTCAGCCTCAGGCGTGAGTGCCGAGTCCGCGATGGAGCCTTGCTCATGGATCTTCCAGAAGGGCGAATTCGGTGTCGAGATGGTCAGCCTTCTCTGGAGGTCAGTGAACCTGGTAGATCAAGACAGATGGTGGCCGAAGCGATGATCTTGGCGGGTGCGGCGGTCGCCAGATTTGCGGAAGTTCATGACCTCGCCTTGCCGTTTCGCAGCCAGCTGACCGCTGACCTCCCCACCAGCTCCGAATTGGAGGCTCTCCCCGATGGAGCCGTACGATTTGCTGCCATCAAGCGCTGTCTCAGTCGTGGACTGATGGGAACCCAACCCGCAGCCCACTTCAGTTTGGGACTGGCCGCCTATGCCCAGGCCACATCGCCCATCCGTCGCTATGGCGATCTCGTTGTGCAGCGGCAATTGCAAGCTCAACTCAATGGCGAGGAAGCTCTGAATCGCGATGCCATGCAACTGCTGATCACCGACTTTGATGCAGCGGTGCGTGAAGGCATTGGGATCTCCCGGGAAGACCAACGCCACTGGCAGCAGGTTTGGTTTGAACACCACCGTAAGGAGCAATGGGCTGCTCAGTTCTTGCGCTGGTTGAGACCTCAAGATCAGCTTGGATTGGTGCGAATCGACGACCTAGCCATGGATGTGGCTGCGGATTGTCCAAGAGATTCAGAACCGGGCGAAGGCATGCTGATCAACGTGCACCATGTGGACTCGGCACGAGATCAACTCAGACTTGTGGCCACGGCTCATTGA
- the rpsR gene encoding 30S ribosomal protein S18 — protein MSSSFFKKRLSPIKPGDPIDYKDVDLLKKFITERGKILPRRLTGLTAKQQRDLTNAVKRARIVALLPFVNPEG, from the coding sequence ATGTCTAGTTCCTTCTTCAAGAAGCGTCTTTCTCCGATCAAACCTGGAGATCCCATTGACTACAAAGATGTGGATCTACTGAAGAAATTCATCACCGAGCGAGGAAAAATTCTTCCTCGTCGTTTGACAGGGCTGACTGCTAAGCAGCAGCGCGACCTGACGAATGCGGTGAAGCGTGCGCGCATCGTTGCATTGCTGCCCTTCGTGAACCCTGAAGGCTGA
- the rpmG gene encoding 50S ribosomal protein L33, with protein sequence MAKNKGVRIVITLECTECRSASASEKRSPGVSRYTTEKNRRNTTERLEIMKFCPQLNKMTLHKEIK encoded by the coding sequence ATGGCTAAAAACAAGGGCGTCCGGATCGTGATCACTCTCGAGTGCACTGAATGCCGGTCCGCCTCCGCCTCTGAAAAGCGTTCTCCCGGCGTGTCTCGATACACGACGGAGAAGAACCGACGGAACACCACTGAGCGGCTGGAGATCATGAAATTCTGCCCCCAGCTCAACAAGATGACTCTCCACAAGGAAATCAAGTGA
- the pheT gene encoding phenylalanine--tRNA ligase subunit beta has translation MRVSLSWLQDLVQVNEAADQLGERLSMAGFEVEEIDDLSRMAQGVVVGHVLERDKHPNADKLSVCVVDIGAEETVQIVCGASNVRAGIHVPVATIGAVLPAVNLTIKAGELRGVASQGMICSLAELGQPTDVDGIAVLDDLLESLPAPGTPVAPCLGLDDTVLELAITANRPDGLSMTGIAREVAALTGASLHLPQPEAPTSVADLNPSADHASAMKEGGVYALTEVGGLDGGKDAPAWLQQRLLRAGVKPVNAIVDITNLVMLEQGQPLHAFDLDALERLCGSDLKPSDFGLRQGRSKEPFTGLDGRTIEVDERVQLVTCRDRPVAIAGVIGSAESGVTATTSKIWLESALFTPASIRSSSRATGLRTDASSRYEKGLPRQITLPAAGRALELMDQLLGGVAGISWQCSAEEDPEPVVTLRRHALHQLLGPLAAEGQAGTDVSDQQVEDCLSALGCQLNSSEDGWTVVVPPSRRMDLRREVDLIEEVARLVGFDCFGAHLPDPLAPGGLTDRQQAERRLRRRLCSAGLQEITCLSLTGADADDPSRIPISNPLLAETSHLRTALWQEHLQICQRNLQASQPGCWVFEIGHVFHPQDREIVQTARLGGVICGERRVSRWSSSGKPLMPDYFMARGVLATVLNSLGLETQDRPLSDDSRLHPGRAAAVVVEGRSLGCFGQLHPLLCSQYELPDATYLFDLDLPRLLEAATRRNRWVPTFKAFSTLPAMERDLAMLVPKTLPAADLMQAIRKAGKPLLESVELIDRFEGGQLPDDQCSQAFRLRYRGKDSTLTDEQLQPVQDKVRQALVKQFNVELRS, from the coding sequence GTGCGGGTCTCCCTTTCCTGGTTGCAGGATCTCGTCCAGGTAAATGAAGCCGCAGATCAACTCGGCGAACGCCTTTCCATGGCTGGATTTGAGGTGGAGGAGATCGATGATTTGAGCCGAATGGCGCAAGGTGTTGTGGTGGGCCATGTTCTCGAACGCGACAAACATCCCAATGCCGACAAGCTCAGTGTCTGTGTTGTGGATATTGGAGCAGAGGAGACGGTTCAGATCGTTTGTGGTGCAAGCAACGTGCGAGCAGGTATTCATGTTCCTGTTGCCACCATTGGCGCCGTTCTTCCTGCGGTGAATCTCACGATCAAGGCTGGTGAGTTACGTGGGGTCGCGAGCCAGGGAATGATTTGTTCGCTCGCCGAGCTCGGGCAACCCACGGATGTTGACGGCATTGCTGTCTTGGACGATTTGCTTGAAAGCCTTCCTGCACCTGGAACACCAGTGGCGCCATGCCTTGGTTTGGATGACACCGTTCTGGAATTGGCGATTACTGCGAATCGGCCAGATGGTTTGTCGATGACAGGAATTGCAAGGGAAGTGGCGGCGCTGACAGGAGCGTCTCTGCACTTGCCTCAGCCGGAGGCTCCAACGTCCGTAGCTGATCTGAACCCTTCAGCAGACCATGCATCTGCGATGAAGGAGGGGGGTGTTTACGCCCTGACTGAAGTGGGCGGCCTTGATGGTGGAAAAGATGCTCCTGCGTGGCTCCAACAGAGACTTCTCCGGGCCGGTGTGAAACCTGTTAACGCCATTGTGGATATCACCAATTTGGTGATGTTGGAACAAGGTCAACCCCTCCATGCGTTCGACCTTGATGCCTTGGAACGGCTTTGTGGCAGCGACCTCAAGCCCTCTGATTTTGGACTGAGGCAAGGACGCTCCAAGGAACCCTTCACGGGTTTAGATGGCCGCACCATCGAGGTGGATGAGCGCGTTCAGTTGGTGACTTGTCGTGATCGACCGGTTGCGATTGCGGGGGTGATCGGTAGTGCTGAGTCCGGAGTGACGGCGACGACCAGCAAAATTTGGCTGGAATCAGCCCTGTTCACTCCTGCTTCGATCCGTAGCAGCAGTCGTGCAACAGGATTGCGTACGGATGCGAGTTCTCGTTACGAGAAAGGTCTACCGCGTCAGATCACCTTGCCTGCGGCTGGTCGTGCGCTTGAACTAATGGATCAACTCCTAGGTGGTGTGGCTGGCATCAGCTGGCAGTGCTCTGCCGAGGAAGATCCTGAACCGGTGGTGACTCTTCGCCGTCACGCCCTTCATCAGCTTCTGGGGCCTTTGGCTGCTGAGGGCCAAGCAGGAACCGATGTGAGTGATCAACAAGTGGAAGATTGTTTGTCAGCACTCGGTTGTCAACTCAACTCTTCTGAGGACGGCTGGACTGTGGTGGTCCCCCCCTCCCGTCGAATGGACCTTCGTCGCGAGGTGGATCTGATCGAGGAGGTGGCGCGTCTTGTGGGATTCGACTGTTTTGGTGCTCACTTGCCTGATCCCCTCGCTCCAGGGGGGCTCACCGATAGGCAGCAGGCGGAGCGTCGGTTGCGTCGCCGCCTTTGTAGTGCTGGTCTTCAAGAGATCACCTGCTTATCGCTTACGGGTGCGGATGCCGATGATCCCAGTCGGATTCCTATCAGCAATCCTCTCTTGGCGGAGACCAGCCATCTCAGAACTGCGCTCTGGCAGGAGCATCTTCAGATCTGCCAACGCAACCTTCAAGCGTCCCAGCCCGGCTGCTGGGTGTTTGAAATTGGCCATGTGTTTCATCCTCAGGACCGAGAGATTGTCCAGACAGCGCGTCTTGGTGGAGTGATTTGTGGAGAACGGCGTGTTTCACGCTGGTCCAGCAGCGGCAAGCCACTCATGCCCGATTACTTCATGGCTCGTGGTGTACTCGCCACCGTCTTGAACTCCCTAGGCCTGGAAACTCAAGATCGCCCTCTCTCTGACGACTCGCGACTTCATCCCGGGCGTGCAGCAGCAGTGGTGGTCGAAGGACGCAGCCTGGGTTGCTTTGGCCAGCTCCATCCCCTGCTGTGTTCGCAGTACGAGCTCCCCGACGCCACCTATCTGTTTGACCTTGATCTGCCAAGGCTCTTGGAAGCGGCAACGCGGCGCAATCGTTGGGTTCCCACTTTTAAAGCGTTCTCAACACTTCCTGCGATGGAAAGGGATCTGGCGATGCTTGTGCCGAAAACATTGCCAGCTGCCGACCTGATGCAGGCCATTCGCAAAGCGGGGAAGCCGCTTCTCGAAAGTGTGGAATTGATCGATCGGTTTGAAGGAGGTCAACTCCCTGATGATCAATGTAGTCAGGCTTTCCGCCTTCGTTATCGCGGCAAAGACAGCACGCTGACCGATGAGCAACTACAGCCTGTGCAAGACAAGGTTCGGCAGGCCTTGGTCAAACAATTCAACGTTGAGCTTCGAAGTTGA
- the rlmD gene encoding 23S rRNA (uracil(1939)-C(5))-methyltransferase RlmD codes for MAQSLSDPPVAGQIITVLGSDLNHQGLGLARWQGWVVIVPQLLPGEEAQVQLLQRKKSQWFARHLKTLVAGPGARKSPCILAQDCGGCSLQHLEDSLQAEWKRTRLEQTLRRIGGIDIQSPAPINNDLDHLGYRNRALIPLLRREDQLRLGYYRRGSHRIVNLNRCPVLDPRIDALIKPLKQDLEASGWPADADLHGEPGLRHLGLRVGVRTGELLITLVSATAELNGVKTLAEEWMNRWPALAGVTLNLQPRRSNTVLGAITHTLAGRDCISERFCDLQLLLGTTTFFQVNTDRAEQIVIVLRDWLLQLGDCKRLIDAYCGIGTISLPIAAAGIGVVGLEINPASVQQARQNAALNGITEASFEAGDVALLLGDYLRDHDALVVDPPRKGLTPDVLNAILNCPPKSLAYLSCDSATLARDIKRLVSDNGPYAIDRIQPVDFFPQTTHLECLVLMKRINFEAQR; via the coding sequence ATGGCCCAGTCCTTGAGCGACCCACCAGTCGCCGGTCAAATCATCACCGTTCTCGGGAGCGATCTCAATCACCAGGGCCTTGGACTGGCTCGCTGGCAAGGCTGGGTGGTGATTGTTCCCCAGCTGCTTCCAGGGGAAGAAGCCCAAGTGCAGTTGCTGCAACGCAAGAAGTCGCAATGGTTTGCACGCCATCTCAAAACGCTCGTTGCAGGCCCAGGCGCAAGAAAATCCCCCTGCATCCTTGCTCAAGACTGTGGAGGCTGTTCTCTGCAGCACCTCGAAGACAGCCTCCAGGCGGAATGGAAGCGCACGCGTCTGGAACAGACCCTTAGACGGATCGGTGGAATCGACATCCAGTCGCCTGCGCCGATCAACAACGACCTTGACCATTTGGGCTACCGCAATCGAGCCCTGATTCCCTTGCTTCGGCGAGAAGATCAACTGCGACTGGGGTACTACCGACGCGGGAGCCACCGGATCGTGAACCTCAATCGTTGTCCAGTCTTGGACCCGCGCATCGATGCCCTGATCAAACCTCTCAAACAAGACCTGGAAGCCAGCGGCTGGCCAGCTGATGCTGACTTGCATGGCGAACCGGGTCTGCGCCACCTTGGCTTGCGCGTGGGTGTGAGAACAGGAGAACTGCTGATCACATTGGTCAGTGCAACAGCCGAACTCAACGGTGTAAAAACGCTGGCCGAGGAGTGGATGAACCGGTGGCCTGCCCTAGCCGGTGTGACCTTGAACCTGCAACCACGCCGTAGCAATACCGTTCTCGGTGCGATCACCCACACGCTCGCTGGTCGAGATTGCATCAGCGAACGCTTCTGCGATCTTCAACTCCTTCTAGGAACCACCACGTTCTTTCAAGTGAATACCGATCGTGCTGAGCAGATCGTGATTGTTTTGCGCGATTGGCTTCTCCAGCTTGGAGACTGCAAACGATTAATTGATGCCTATTGCGGCATTGGAACCATCAGCTTGCCGATCGCTGCAGCTGGAATAGGCGTCGTTGGTCTTGAAATCAATCCGGCTTCTGTCCAACAGGCACGACAGAACGCGGCCTTGAATGGAATTACTGAAGCCAGCTTTGAAGCCGGCGATGTGGCATTACTACTGGGAGATTACCTTCGGGATCACGATGCTCTTGTGGTGGACCCACCACGAAAAGGATTAACGCCAGATGTGCTAAACGCCATCCTGAATTGTCCACCCAAAAGCCTGGCTTACCTGAGTTGTGATTCTGCAACCTTGGCGCGGGACATCAAACGACTGGTCTCAGATAACGGTCCCTACGCCATTGATCGCATTCAACCGGTGGACTTCTTTCCCCAAACAACCCATCTGGAATGCCTGGTGCTGATGAAGCGCATCAACTTCGAAGCTCAACGTTGA
- a CDS encoding allophycocyanin subunit alpha-B has protein sequence MSVVRDLILRADDDLRYPNSGELRSMVDFLSQGSNRLSVVRSLTENEKKIVDESAKQLFSRKPEYVAPGGNAFGQKQRAQCLRDYSWYLRLVTYGVLAGSTELIQQIGLVGAREMYNSLGVPMPGMVEAMRCMRQASLTLLSEDQQALAAPYFDYLIQGMQTST, from the coding sequence ATGAGCGTTGTACGGGATCTGATTCTCAGAGCAGATGACGATCTGCGTTACCCCAACAGTGGTGAACTGCGATCCATGGTTGATTTCCTCAGCCAGGGTTCGAATCGTTTATCTGTTGTTCGAAGTCTCACTGAGAACGAAAAGAAAATCGTCGATGAATCAGCGAAACAGCTGTTCAGTCGAAAACCTGAATACGTTGCTCCTGGAGGCAATGCCTTCGGTCAGAAGCAACGAGCCCAGTGCCTTCGTGACTACAGCTGGTATCTACGCCTCGTGACCTATGGAGTTCTTGCAGGCAGTACCGAGCTCATCCAACAGATTGGTCTAGTGGGTGCGCGTGAGATGTACAACAGCCTTGGTGTTCCGATGCCTGGAATGGTGGAAGCCATGCGCTGCATGAGACAGGCTTCTTTGACACTTCTTTCTGAAGACCAGCAAGCACTCGCAGCTCCTTATTTCGATTACCTCATTCAAGGGATGCAGACCTCGACCTAA